The Arachis hypogaea cultivar Tifrunner chromosome 19, arahy.Tifrunner.gnm2.J5K5, whole genome shotgun sequence genome has a window encoding:
- the LOC140182081 gene encoding F-box/kelch-repeat protein At3g23880-like produces the protein MTNKKPLRVIRNGRKRLLSSAVTSSRPLPVLPDELIREILLRLPARSLLRLQSVCSSWRTLISSSQFANDHVRRSIAADPSSGFGYDHVNDKYKLVEILHEITKCAIRIYTFCRNPCKSAIQDIPIGSIKGDGRGVFVPGTATLNWIRSHSTIDFLVLSLNLVNEIFTEFSMPLNNQYNKTIFPQLCLLRNCLACFNHEKIHWSVWVMKEYGVSQSWTKFVIIPCHPRLSSRLSGDHLRPLYIWKNVIMAVTSSSKIVLYNFDNGSFKFPVLEPTSASPSVGLYVHIYHESLVSPSYRGLQVAHLKSG, from the exons ATGACGAACAAGAAGCCTTTGAGAGTCATCAGAAATGGCAGGAAACGGCTGCTGTCTTCAGCGGTAACGTCATCGCGGCCACTGCCAGTCCTTCCAGATGAACTCATCAGAGAAATCTTGCTGAGGCTTCCGGCGAGGTCGCTTCTTCGGTTACAGAGTGTGTGCAGTTCATGGAGAACCCTAATTTCCAGCTCCCAATTCGCCAACGATCATGTTCGACGTTCAATTGCCGCGGATCCAT CTAGCGGCTTCGGCTATGATCATGTGAATGACAAGTACAAGCTTGTTGAGATTCTACATGAGATAACGAAATGTGCAATCAGAATTTATACATTTTGTCGGAACCCTTGCAAGAGTGCCATTCAAGATATTCCAATTGGCAGCATAAAGGGTGATGGTAGAGGGGTATTTGTGCCTGGCACCGCCACTCTTAACTGGATTCGTTCTCATAGCACTATAGATTTCTTGGTTCTTTCCCTTAACTTGGTGAACGAGATTTTTACTGAGTTTTCCATGCCCCTCAATAATCAGTATAATAAAACCATCTTCCCACAGTTATGTTTGTTGAGGAACTGCCTTGCATGTTTTAATCATGAGAAAATTCATTGGTCTGTATGGGTAATGAAGGAGTATGGAGTGTCTCAATCTTGGACTAAATTCGTCATCATCCCCTGTCACCCGCGTCTTTCTTCGCGTCTATCTGGTGATCATTTACGCCCATTGTATATCTGGAAAAATGTTATTATGGCAGTTACATCGTCTTCAAAGATAGTTCTTTATAACTTTGATAATGGCAGCTTTAAATTTCCTGTATTGGAACCTACTTCTGCGTCTCCCTCAGTTGGATTGTATGTCCATATTTATCACGAAAGCTTAGTTTCACCATCATATCGTGGCCTTCAAGTAGCTCATCTCAAATCAGGTTGA
- the LOC140182082 gene encoding uncharacterized protein, whose protein sequence is MASSITMEHVESQRGRNAIPSQWGGKKVRSSSEPRGKDSNFLEERVSVLEKVLSSMDERFQRIEHDKETLEAHVLGELDAFKESMLQIEEKLENSLKLFEEVRVWFEEAKSRPTIIRETTRIDLPKPKEFKGVRDAREVENFLWQMERYFEGQGVVEEAIKVRTAALYLSDNATLWWRRKCVDMEKDTCNIATWEEFKRELKRQFFPENVVYEARKKLRELKHKSTISDYVKEFTTLTLQIPNLASDDALFFFIDGLQPWAKQELQRRNVKDVDEAIVVAESLIEYHRGDSKPKSSSKPSSTKGGGDKGKSFSTKKEGKYSSKKEYEEKKKAFMPKGGCFVCKGPHQMKDCPKLGTLASIAEEREAQTQVTECVGSIQHINAVKSKEASTIEKKGLMYVKTFINEKPVMAMIDTGATHNFITPDEARRLGLKITEKNGWFKPVNTKGEPLKGVAKGVEMTLGSWKGLVDFSVAPMDDFKIVIGLDLQRKANIIPMSYYDVVCVMEKGSPCMVPIVSKVGGPPILSAMQLKKGFKKGEITYLALLQEESTLEREDAPPKIKEVLEENKDVMPPELPKQLPPRRKVDHKIELELGAKLPASTPYRMAPPELEELKKQLKDLLDAGFIRPSKAPYGAPVLFQKKHDGSLRLCIDYRALNKVTIKNKYPIPLIADLFDQLGRAKWFSKLDLRSGYHQVRIADGDEPKTTCVTRYGSYEWLVMPFGLTNAPATFCTLMNEIFRPYLDRFVVVYLDDIVVYSNTLEEHVEHLRTVFKILRENNLYVKKEKCSFARDEVHFLGHIIKGGTLCMDQGKVKAIKEWEPPNKVSELRSFLGLANYYRRFIKGYSAKAAPLTDLLKKNHSWEWSKECQKAFDELKAAITEGPVLALPDYSKVFEVHTDASDYAIGGVLMQEGHPIAFESRKLNDTERRYTVQEKEMTAVVHCLRTWRHYLLGSHFIVKTDNVATSYFQTQKKLSPKQARWQDFLAEFDFEFEYKSGKTNVVADALSRKAELAAISMVEGDIMHIIKEGLHHDPLAKKLVELAREGKTKRFWLENDLLYTKGRRLYVPKWDNLRRKLMCYLEDHSVMEKPSFHDKHGIASPPECLDKGATFIMPSLWPSMTGNLKLPWFKLYLIILE, encoded by the coding sequence atggcttctagtatcaccatggagcatgttgagtctcaaaggggaaggaatgctattccttctcaatggggaggcaagaaggtccgttcttcaagtgagcctagaggtaaggactctaacttcttagaagagagagtttctgTGTTGGAGAAggttctatcctctatggatgagcggttccaaaggatagaacatgataaggagaccctcgaggctcacgtgttaggagaactagatgctttcaaagaaagcatgctccaaatcgaagagaagcttgagaattccttgaagctatttgaggaagttcgagtttggttcgaggaggcaaaatctcgaccaaccattataagggagacgacaaggattgatctccccaagccaaaggagttcaagggcgtaagggacgctcgcgaggtggagaacttcctatggcaaatggagaggtacttcgaaggccaaggggtggtcgaagaagcaataaaggtacgcactgcagctctctacctttctgataatgctactttgtggtggaggagaaagtgcgTAGATATGGAAAAGGACACTTGCAACATAGCCACATGGGAAGAATTCAAAAGGGaattgaaaagacaattcttccctgagaatgtggtttatgaagcaaggaagaagttgagggagttgaagcacaagagtacgattagcgactacgtaaaggagttcactactctcacgcttcaaatccccaacttagcatcagatgatgcattgttcttcttcattgatggactccaaccttgggcaaagcaagaactacaaagaaggaatgttaaggatgtcgatgaggccatcgtggtggccgaatcactcattgagtatcataggggagactctaaacccaagtcatcctccaagcctagttctactaaaggtgggggagacaagggaaagagtttctcaaccaagaaggaaggaaaatactcttcaaaAAAAGagtatgaagaaaagaaaaaggctttcatgcccaaaggaggatgcttcgtgtgtaagggaccacaccaaatgaaggattgtcccaagctagggactttggcatctatcgccgaggaacgagaagctcaaactcaagtaactgagtgtgttggatctatccaacACATAAATGCTGTGAAGAGCAAAGAGGCAAGCACTAtagaaaagaaaggcttgatgtatgtcaaaacctttatcaatgaaaaacctgtcatggctatgatcgacactggtgctacacacaacttcatcacgcctgatgaagcaaggaggcttgggttgaagatcaccgAAAAAAATGGTTGGTTCAAACCCgtgaataccaagggtgaaccccttaagggagtagcaaaaggggttgagatgactcttggttcttggaagggccttgtggatttctcagtagcacccatggacgattttaaaatagtcatcgggctcgatttgcaaaggaaggcaaatataatacctatgtcatactacgacgtagtatgcgtcatggagaaagggtctccatgcatggtccctaTAGTCTCTAAAGTTGGAGGACCACCGATACTCTCCgctatgcaactcaagaaagggttcAAGAAGGGAGAGATTACATATTTGGCTCTACTACAAGAGGAGTCAACACTTGAAAGAGAAGACGCTCCTCccaaaatcaaggaagtccttgaagaaaataaggatgtgatgcctcccgagttgccaaaacaactaccacctAGGAGGAAGGTGGACCACAAGATTGAATTGGAGTTAGGAGCAAAGCTGCCCGCCTCAACACCGTATAGAATGGCACCGCCAGAACTCGAGGagttgaagaagcaactcaaggatttgctagatgctgggttcatccgtccatcgaaggcaccttatggcgcaccagtcttattccaaaagaagcatgatggttcattgaggctatgcatcgactatcgagcacttaacaaggtaaccatcaagaacaaataccctattcctttgatagccgatttgtttgatcaacttggtagagccaagtggttctcaaagctagatttgaggtcaggatatcaccaagtgagaattgccgatggtgatgagcctaagaccacgtgtgtcacgaggtatggatcgtatgagtggttggtgatgccttttggcttgaccAACGCTCCTGCGACCTTCTGTACCTTGATGAATGAGATCTTTCGACCTTACCTTGATCGGTTTGTAGTGGTCTACTTGGATGACATTGTTGTCTATAGCAATACTTTGGAGGAACATGTAGAACACTTACGAACCGTGTTCAAGATCTTGCGAGAGAATAACCTATATGTGAAGAAGGAAAAGTGTTCCTTTGCAAGGGACGAAGTCCACTTCTTGGGACACATCATTAAGGGTGGAACTCTCTGCATGGATCAAGGAAAGGTGAAGGCTATCAAAGAATGGGAGCCGCCAAACAAGGTATCTGAATTGAGGTCATTCCTTGGGTTGGCTAATTACTATCGGAGGTTTATCAAGGGATACTCCGCTAAGGCTGCACCATTAACTGATCTTCTCAAGAAGAATCACTCTTGGGAAtggtcaaaggagtgtcaaaaggcCTTTGATGAGTTGAAGGCTGCTATCACAGAAGGACCAGTACTAGCACTACCCGACTACTCAAAGGTATTTGAAGTCCACACTGATGCTTCTGACTACGCTATTGGAGGAGTTCTGATGCAAGAAGGACATCCTATTGCCTTTGAGAGTCGCAAGTTGAATGATACAGAGAGGCGATACACtgtccaagagaaggagatgaccgCGGTGGTGCATTGTCTGAGAACTTGGCGTCACTACTTGCTTGGTTCACACTTCATCGTCAAGACAGACAATGTGGctacaagctacttccaaactcaaAAGAAGTTAAGCCCCAAACAAGCTAGGTGGCAAGACTTCTTGGCTGAGTTTGATTTCGAATTCGAATACAAGTCAGGCAAGACTAATGTCGTAGCAGATGCGCTGAGTCGCAAGGCTGAGTTAGCGGCCATTTCTATGGTGGAAGGAGATATTATGCATATCATCAAGGAAGGGTTGCATCACGATCCATTAGCcaagaagttggtggagttggctagagaaggtaagaccaaaagattttggttAGAAAACGACCTTCTCTACACAAAAGGGAGAAGACTATACGTTCCTAAATGGGACAATCTGAGAAGGAAGTTG